In the genome of Caldisphaera lagunensis DSM 15908, the window ACCCCTTCATTCCCTGATAAAAACATGTAATAAGCATATACAATACCTATCACAGTTGAAGAAATTAAAAATGAAATCAAAACAATTTTATCCCTATTCATTTAGTCCACCAATTTCATTAAAGCTTTTAAAAATTTCAAATCCATTATTTTTTGCATATTCATAATTAATTTCGTATCTTTTTCTTATATTATAGCTAACCTCAATATCATCTATATAAATCCATGGCTTTGATGGCTGTATTATTATACCCATAACTTTTTCATTAAATAATTCTTTAATTTTAAAAATCAAATCACTTAAAAGCTGTGAAACTATAATTACCTTTGTATCTCCTGAACGCATATAATCGAGATCTTTAATGTTTTCTTTTATTTTTTCAGTCTTTTTTTTATAATAATCCAATAACCTATTGTATTCGGGATAATATTTTTTTAGCATATCTAAAATTAAAAGTAAAGCATTATAAATATTTTTGTTAACGCTTTTGATTTTTTCTCCATCATAAATGTAGACTTTTGAATTCATGTAATATGAAAACCTTAAGGCATTTAAAGCCTCTGTAGCTATATCATCTGCTGAATTTTCATCTGTTGATTCCAAGTCTATTATTATACTGCTACCGCCATACAAATCCCAGTAAAATTTTTTTACCATTATTTTACCCGTTTTGGCTGTTTTCTTCCAATCAATTCTCCTTGTATCATCTCCTGACCTTAATTCATCTGTATAGGCATATTCTTCACCTAAACCAGTTATGTTTGATGGATTTGTATATCCTATGCCTAAAGATAAAAATTCTCTAATTTTTGTTAGTGATTTAGGATAAACAGAAAATTTTACTGGGGGGTTAACATTTACTAAAAAAGTTTTTTCGAAAAGAAATGATTTCTTTTTTACCTTTAATGAATTTAACTCATAGATACCAGATTTATTAGGTTTTATAATCATGATAAAAGAATTTTTTGAATTATCTTCGTTAATTTTACAAAAACTAAATGGAGGTATTAATTCTTCACCTTTTCTATCGCCTTCTATATGAAGGATTAAGCTATATTCTTCCCCTCTTTTCATCTCTAGATAATTTATTAAAGGTTTTAAATAGAATCTAGGCTTTCTTATTGATAAATAATCAATAATAGAAAATGTTAAAATTAGGGAAGAAATAACAAGAAAATCAATTATTTTAAATGAAATACCAAATGCGATCAAAAATAATGAAAAAATTAAAAAGATCTTGCCAATCAAATCTTTGGCACCTTAACATTTCTTAAAGCATTTTCTATTATATTATCAGGATTAGCACTTTCACTTGATATTCTATGTCTCAAAACATGATATGAGACCTTCTTTACATCATCTGGTATAACATAATCCCTACCATCTAAAAATGCGTTTACTCTTGATAACTTAAGCACCCAGAGAGAAGATCTAACGCTCAAATTACCAAATTTCCTAACCTCATTTATTATATCCAAAATATATCCCAAAATCTCATCACTTATCTTAACATTTTTTATGCTTTCTCTCATATCAAATATTAAGTCCTTGTTTATTATTGGCTTAATAGATGGGGTATCTAAAATATCTACCCTTCTTAATATCTCTATCTCTTCATCTCTTGAAGGTAAACTAATTACAATTTTAGATGAAAACCTATCTATTTGAGTTATTGTTAATGGAAAAATGCCTCCAGTATCATATGGGACTTGAGTTGCTATTACCAAAAATGGGTCCGGTAATTTTATTGTATTTAGATCTATTGTTACTTGTTTTTCTTGCATTGCCTCCAATAATGCTGATTGTGTTCTTGGAGGTGCTCTGTTAAACTCGTCTATTAAAACAATGTTGCTAAATATTGGTCCCTCTCTTATCTTGAATTCCTTTTTTTCAGGATCCCATATAGATGTACCTATTATATCAGAAGGTAGCAAATCTGATACCATTTGAATTCTTTTAAATTCAACTCCAATTGCTTGGGAAAAAAGCTTCGCGATTGTTGTCTTTCCTAATCCCTGGTATCCTTCAAGTAATATATGTCCTCCTGAAATTAAGTTTTCAAGCATTATTTCAATAACTTCTTTTCCTCCAACATAATATTTACCTATGGTATTTATTATTTCATTTTTTATTTTAGCTGCTCCTTCAGGCTTCATTATTTCTCTCCTCAAGTATTTTTCTCAAAATTTTCTCATCCCAATCTGGGTGCTCCCTTATCAAATCTGCTATTTTTGGATAATTTATTTCTTTTGATGAAGGGTATATGTTGTAAATAATTGATGAAATTAAAAATAATAAGGCAAAAATTAAAACTTGAACATAAGGGTAATTAAAAATTTCTGATATGTTCAATATTAACAATTTCATTTTATATTGAGGTAATTGTGGTAGCAGGAATGTTGCTATATAATATTTCTTTAATTTTAATAATTCTATGTTATTGTGATTATTAATTCTAATTAAATAATTAGTAAAAAAGTATTGATCTGAAATAACTATTACTTCCCCTTTACCTATGCTTTGTTCTGATATAACTGAAAAGGGACCATATGTAACATTATTTTTTAGTTTTATATATGAAAAGAATGATGTGTTAGCTAATGTATTCCCATTTTTTAAATATGAAGTTGAAAAAAGAACAATTTTACTTGAATTAAATATTGCTAATGGAAATAGAGGTGAATTATAGTTAAAAACATTGTCTAAAACAGTATAATTATAAGTGTATATGCTAGATCCAATACCATTTAGCAAGTAATTTACATTTGATCCATTTCCTACTATTATTAAAGTTCCTCCTCTGTTTAAAAATGAATTTAAATAATATAGATTTAAATTATTAGGCTTAATTTGAACAGGTAATATTAATATTCCATTAATTTTTGATAATTGAGATGGGTTATCAACAATTCCTGATGAGTTTTTATATAATAAAGAAAATCCATCCCAAGCATTATTAAATGGTGAAAATGGTTGGTATGTTGGAAAATAGATTATTAGACAAATAATTATAAAAATAGAAATAAATAAACCAATATTTAATTTGCTAATCATTTAACCTCACCGATAAGAGTATTAGCAATTCGTTTCTCTCTTCTTCACTTAATCCATATCCATAAATTTCTTTTTCTAGTAATTTGTTAATCTTATCAAACATATCTTCTTTATTCCTAACTTTATTCTTAATTAGTGAAAAATACTCCCTTAATGTCATATATTCTTCCAAATCTATTCCCAAAAAAGTTTTAACATTATTAATAAAAACATTAAATGCATTTCTAATCTCTTCTCTCTTTAAATCAATTTTGTTTTGTCTTTTTCTATTAACTTCATTTCTAATCTCTTCTCCTCTCTTCTCTTTCTTCTTCTTTCTTTCATTTTCCTTGTTTAAAGCATAGGCATACCTTGATCCTCCAAATAATATAGTTATACCAAAGGCTATAAAAAGAGGATTAATTATAATAATTCTTTTAGTTGCATATGCAGGATTATAAATGTTCTCATTAGCTGTTGAGTTTATTAGTATTGTTGAGTAAAAATTCATATAGTATATTGGTATTTTGATATTTAATGAAAAACTTCCATCAGGATTAGTTATGCTTGATTTATTTTCATTAAATGCATAAACATTTATAATACCTTTTATCGGAGTTGAATTATAAAATAACTTGCCATGAATTGTTATTGT includes:
- a CDS encoding DUF58 domain-containing protein; its protein translation is MIGKIFLIFSLFLIAFGISFKIIDFLVISSLILTFSIIDYLSIRKPRFYLKPLINYLEMKRGEEYSLILHIEGDRKGEELIPPFSFCKINEDNSKNSFIMIIKPNKSGIYELNSLKVKKKSFLFEKTFLVNVNPPVKFSVYPKSLTKIREFLSLGIGYTNPSNITGLGEEYAYTDELRSGDDTRRIDWKKTAKTGKIMVKKFYWDLYGGSSIIIDLESTDENSADDIATEALNALRFSYYMNSKVYIYDGEKIKSVNKNIYNALLLILDMLKKYYPEYNRLLDYYKKKTEKIKENIKDLDYMRSGDTKVIIVSQLLSDLIFKIKELFNEKVMGIIIQPSKPWIYIDDIEVSYNIRKRYEINYEYAKNNGFEIFKSFNEIGGLNE
- a CDS encoding AAA family ATPase encodes the protein MKPEGAAKIKNEIINTIGKYYVGGKEVIEIMLENLISGGHILLEGYQGLGKTTIAKLFSQAIGVEFKRIQMVSDLLPSDIIGTSIWDPEKKEFKIREGPIFSNIVLIDEFNRAPPRTQSALLEAMQEKQVTIDLNTIKLPDPFLVIATQVPYDTGGIFPLTITQIDRFSSKIVISLPSRDEEIEILRRVDILDTPSIKPIINKDLIFDMRESIKNVKISDEILGYILDIINEVRKFGNLSVRSSLWVLKLSRVNAFLDGRDYVIPDDVKKVSYHVLRHRISSESANPDNIIENALRNVKVPKI
- a CDS encoding DUF4350 domain-containing protein, which encodes MISKLNIGLFISIFIIICLIIYFPTYQPFSPFNNAWDGFSLLYKNSSGIVDNPSQLSKINGILILPVQIKPNNLNLYYLNSFLNRGGTLIIVGNGSNVNYLLNGIGSSIYTYNYTVLDNVFNYNSPLFPLAIFNSSKIVLFSTSYLKNGNTLANTSFFSYIKLKNNVTYGPFSVISEQSIGKGEVIVISDQYFFTNYLIRINNHNNIELLKLKKYYIATFLLPQLPQYKMKLLILNISEIFNYPYVQVLIFALLFLISSIIYNIYPSSKEINYPKIADLIREHPDWDEKILRKILEERNNEA